Within Acidobacteriota bacterium, the genomic segment CTCCTCGGGGCTGCCTGAAGCGTCCAGGAAACGTACCCGGTCGGGCTCCTCCGCTTGCAGCCGGCGGTAGCCTTGCAGCACCTTGTGGTGAAAGGCCAGGTCTTCTTCCTCGAAACGGCTGAAATCTTCTTCTTTGGTGCCCAGTTGGCGCTTTTGAGCGCGGCGCAGGCCCTCCTCGATGTCGATTTCCAGAACCAGCGTCAGGTCGGGTTGGCGCAGTTGCAGGATCTCGGCCAGGCGCTGCACGCGCCTGAAGCCGATGCCCCGGGCATGAGCCTGATAGGCCATGGTGGCGTCCTGATAACGGTCACAGACGACGTGGAGTCCGCGCTGCAGGGCCGGCTCGATGACCTCCTTGAGGTTCTGGTAGCGGTCAGCCAGGTAGAGCAGCAACTCCGACATGGGCTGCCGGGCCGGTCCCTCGCGGTGGAGCAGGATCTCCCGCACCTGCTTGCCGAAGGCGGTCCCGCCCGGCTGGTGGGTGGCCAGGTGAGGAATCCCGCGCCTTTTCATTTCGCCTGCCAGCATTTGGGCCTGTACGCTCTTGCCGCAGCCTTCGGTGCCCTCTAATGTAATGAAAAATCCTTGCATAGACGTCTTCAGGCCTTGTCGACTTGCGCTCATAGGCTCAAGAGAGCCAAATTAGAAGGGACATGAGCCGTGACATCAGCAGCAATCTCGAGCAGGTGCATCGACGGATCGAAAACGCCGCCCAGGACGCCTCACGGGACCCCGCCGGCATCCAACTGCTGGCGGTTTCCAAGACCTTCTCGGCGGACATCGTAGCAGAAGCCGCCGGGGCAGGTCAGAAGGCCTTCGGCGAAAACCGCGTCCAAGAAGGAGAAGAAAAGATCCCGCTGCTGACGGGCCAAGATCTGGAGTGGCATTTGATCGGCCCCTTGCAAAGCAACAAGGTGAAGCGGGCGGTGCGCATCTTCGACGTCATCCAGACCGTGGGACGCCCCAAGATCCTGCGCAAAATCAGCCGCGAAGCCGAGGAACAGGGCCGGTTGATTTCAATCTACATACAGTGTAATATTGGTGGAGAAGAGCAAAAATTCGGCTGCGCCCCCGAGGACGCGGCCGGGTTGGTGAAAGAGGCGGCGGAAAAGCCCGCATTGCAGGTGGTAGGGCTGATGGCGATTCCTCCCTATCTCGAGGATCCTGAGGCCGTGCGGCCCTATTTCCGTCAGTTGCGGGAGTTGAGGGACAGTCTTGAAGATGAAACCGGCGTGGAGTTGAAGGGATTGTCGATGGGAATGAGTCACGACTTCGAAGTGGCCATCCAAGAGGGCTCCTCGTTGGTCCGCGTAGGAACCGCGATTTTCGGCCCGAGAGGATGACCGCAGAAAAAAAATCGGCCAGGGACTCCTGGCTTAAAACCCCTGCTCCGCCTCGCTTATAGCGTTCCACAAAGCCACTAGATATTGTAGTCTAGTGAGGTCGAGCAACAATATAGAGGGCTTTTTGTCAGACTACTTTCCTAGAATTGCCTTCCCTTTAATCGAGGGAAGAACAATCGAATAACTCGCAGAGAAGTGCGCCTCGACAGGCTGTGCTGTCTCGAAATCCGGGGAGGTAGCCGTGGCAAGAGAAGCAGGCAAAGTGGCTAACGAGAAGCAAACACAGACGCAAGGCAAGGGCCTCGTTTTCGAGCGCTATTTCAGCCGCGACGGCAGGCATCCCTTCGATACGGTGGAATGGGACAAGCGCACGGCTGAGATCAAGGATTGGAAGACTGGAAAAGTCACCTTTCGCCAGGACGACCTGGAGTTCCCCAAGTTCTGGTCGCAGCGTGCGACGGACATCGTAGCCAGCAAGTACTTCCGGGGGCATCTCGGCTCGTCCAACCGCGAGCACTCGATCAAGCAGCTCATCGGCCGCATCGTCAACACCATCACCGGATGGGGCAGGAAAGACGGCTACTTCGCCTCGGAGCAAGACGCCGAGGTCTTCAACCACGAACTCACCCATCTGCTGCTCTACCAGAAAGCGGCCTTCAATTCGCCGGTGCAATTCAACGTGGGGGTCAAGGAACATCCGCAATGCTCGGCCTGCTTCATC encodes:
- the tmk gene encoding dTMP kinase, which translates into the protein MQGFFITLEGTEGCGKSVQAQMLAGEMKRRGIPHLATHQPGGTAFGKQVREILLHREGPARQPMSELLLYLADRYQNLKEVIEPALQRGLHVVCDRYQDATMAYQAHARGIGFRRVQRLAEILQLRQPDLTLVLEIDIEEGLRRAQKRQLGTKEEDFSRFEEEDLAFHHKVLQGYRRLQAEEPDRVRFLDASGSPEEVFGRVWRQVELLGVTARARPQAEEKA
- a CDS encoding YggS family pyridoxal phosphate-dependent enzyme, encoding MSRDISSNLEQVHRRIENAAQDASRDPAGIQLLAVSKTFSADIVAEAAGAGQKAFGENRVQEGEEKIPLLTGQDLEWHLIGPLQSNKVKRAVRIFDVIQTVGRPKILRKISREAEEQGRLISIYIQCNIGGEEQKFGCAPEDAAGLVKEAAEKPALQVVGLMAIPPYLEDPEAVRPYFRQLRELRDSLEDETGVELKGLSMGMSHDFEVAIQEGSSLVRVGTAIFGPRG